In the genome of Streptomyces sp. NBC_00237, one region contains:
- a CDS encoding helix-turn-helix transcriptional regulator: MIRIHFTAEDLARLRFAPRPAPVPELHAALMTLGSPPNELADEPPNEPPNEPPTDPPQDPLHVHWRTKLVRALPAATGPLADLVPDGRPPAFLDVVGESLDEGCELIRSARPEVVRAEIERSYGRRPAPPWIRALHSGLPEAWRIWERAQRAAYESVLAPVWPLIQDLHRAEFTRHALAVAEHGLGAALTAVAPGSCLHDGVWELPPAAPPFAPTDAVRDVHLSGRGLVLFPTFHWRPGPLVQDLPDQPGRPVSLAYPAGPGIPHLTSSAPQDAGTAPLAGVIGRTRLALLRALDESPTTTGLALRLGVSNATASAHASALRAAGLLTTTRTGLSVRHTRTPLADLLVGG, from the coding sequence ATGATCCGGATCCACTTCACGGCGGAGGACCTCGCCCGCCTGCGCTTCGCCCCGCGTCCGGCCCCCGTGCCGGAGTTGCACGCGGCGCTGATGACGCTCGGTTCCCCGCCCAATGAACTGGCCGACGAACCGCCGAACGAACCGCCGAACGAACCGCCCACCGACCCGCCCCAGGACCCGCTGCACGTCCACTGGCGCACGAAGCTCGTGCGTGCCCTCCCCGCCGCCACCGGCCCCCTCGCCGACCTGGTCCCGGACGGCCGCCCGCCCGCCTTCCTCGACGTCGTCGGCGAATCGCTCGACGAGGGCTGCGAGTTGATCCGGTCCGCGCGCCCCGAGGTCGTCAGGGCCGAGATCGAGCGGTCGTACGGCCGCCGCCCCGCCCCGCCCTGGATTCGCGCCCTGCACAGCGGTCTCCCCGAAGCCTGGCGGATCTGGGAGCGCGCCCAGCGGGCTGCGTACGAGTCCGTCCTCGCCCCCGTCTGGCCCCTGATCCAGGACCTCCACCGCGCGGAGTTCACCCGCCACGCGCTCGCCGTCGCCGAGCACGGTCTCGGAGCCGCGCTGACGGCCGTCGCCCCCGGCTCCTGTCTCCACGACGGGGTCTGGGAACTGCCGCCCGCCGCACCCCCCTTCGCCCCCACGGACGCCGTGCGCGACGTCCACCTCTCCGGTCGCGGCCTGGTCCTGTTCCCGACCTTCCACTGGCGGCCCGGGCCCCTCGTCCAGGACCTCCCCGACCAGCCGGGACGCCCGGTCTCCCTCGCGTACCCGGCGGGCCCTGGCATCCCCCACCTCACCAGCAGCGCACCGCAGGACGCCGGCACCGCCCCCCTCGCGGGAGTCATCGGCCGTACCCGCCTCGCGCTCCTGCGCGCCCTCGACGAGTCGCCGACCACGACGGGCCTGGCCCTGCGCCTCGGCGTCAGCAACGCCACGGCCTCGGCGCACGCCTCCGCACTGCGGGCGGCGGGTCTGCTCACCACCACCCGCACGGGCCTCTCGGTCCGCCACACCCGCACCCCGCTCGCGGACCTGCTGGTCGGCGGCTGA
- a CDS encoding aldo/keto reductase translates to MRYRTLGRTGIEVSTHCLGTMMFQDGFNADHDDCVRIIHAAIDRGINFLDTADMYGRGESEEIVGKALRGRRDDVVLATKVHFPMGDGPNKGGNSRRWILKAVEDSLTRLNTDWIDLYQIHFPDHTTDVEETLSVLTDLVRAGKIRSFGCSNHQPDEIVEAHHVSERRTLGRFRTAQPPYSILARGVETSLLPVAERYGMGVLVWSPLAFGFLTGKHRKHDEHRPAGLASGGRAAFRPANFDPQLAANAAKYDAVEQLVELADGIGCTLPQLAVAFTVAHPGVTSAILGPRTMGQLEGLLAGAALTLDDAALDRIDEIVPPGTNLYDPTASFPPRSLTETALRRRPLAERSAG, encoded by the coding sequence ATGCGCTACCGCACCCTCGGCAGGACCGGCATAGAGGTCAGCACGCACTGCCTCGGCACCATGATGTTCCAGGACGGCTTCAACGCCGACCACGACGACTGCGTCCGCATCATCCACGCCGCCATCGACCGGGGGATCAACTTCCTCGACACCGCCGACATGTACGGGCGGGGCGAGTCCGAGGAGATCGTCGGCAAGGCGCTGCGCGGTCGGCGTGACGACGTCGTACTCGCCACCAAGGTCCACTTCCCGATGGGCGACGGTCCCAACAAGGGCGGCAATTCACGCCGTTGGATCCTCAAGGCCGTCGAGGACAGCCTCACCCGTCTGAACACCGACTGGATCGACCTCTACCAGATCCACTTCCCCGACCACACCACCGACGTCGAGGAGACGCTCTCCGTCCTCACCGATCTCGTACGCGCGGGCAAGATCCGCTCCTTCGGCTGCTCGAACCACCAACCCGACGAGATCGTCGAGGCCCACCACGTCTCCGAGCGCCGCACCCTGGGCCGGTTCCGCACCGCGCAGCCGCCGTACTCGATCCTGGCCCGAGGCGTCGAGACCTCGCTGCTGCCCGTCGCCGAGCGGTACGGCATGGGCGTGCTGGTCTGGAGCCCGCTCGCCTTCGGCTTCCTCACCGGCAAGCACCGCAAGCACGACGAGCACCGGCCCGCCGGCCTCGCCTCCGGCGGCCGGGCCGCGTTCCGTCCGGCGAACTTCGATCCTCAACTCGCCGCCAACGCGGCCAAGTACGACGCCGTCGAGCAGCTCGTCGAGCTCGCGGACGGCATCGGCTGCACCCTCCCGCAGCTCGCGGTGGCCTTCACCGTCGCCCACCCGGGCGTCACCTCGGCCATCCTCGGGCCGCGCACCATGGGGCAGTTGGAGGGGCTGCTCGCGGGTGCCGCGCTCACCCTGGACGACGCGGCCCTCGACCGGATCGACGAGATCGTGCCGCCGGGCACGAACCTCTACGACCCGACGGCCTCCTTCCCCCCGCGCTCCCTCACCGAGACCGCCCTGCGCCGCCGCCCGCTTGCGGAGAGGTCCGCGGGCTGA
- a CDS encoding MarR family transcriptional regulator, which produces MQDERDGHDGGGQDAGAFRKAAMVTSGAITNRIDRLEAKGLVERVRDTGDRRSVKIRLTEKGHEVTRDYMTGHLANEARLLAPFDREECEALAQQLRRLLISLGDTTIT; this is translated from the coding sequence GTGCAGGACGAGCGGGACGGTCACGACGGCGGCGGCCAGGACGCCGGGGCCTTCCGCAAGGCGGCCATGGTCACCTCCGGCGCGATCACCAACCGCATCGACAGGCTGGAGGCAAAGGGCCTGGTCGAACGGGTCCGGGACACCGGGGACCGCCGCTCGGTGAAGATCCGCCTCACCGAGAAGGGCCACGAGGTCACCCGCGACTACATGACCGGCCACCTCGCCAACGAGGCCCGTCTGCTCGCCCCGTTCGACCGGGAGGAGTGCGAGGCCCTGGCCCAGCAGCTGCGCCGGCTGCTGATCTCGCTCGGCGACACCACCATCACGTAA
- a CDS encoding alpha/beta fold hydrolase: MSISSSPRRRTFLKGGAAAALALGGTQANSARAEGSSRGVTLRLPPPTGPYPVGGDVRYLVDASRNDPWNPAIGVRELMVTVLRPALPSGRHPRLPQLTPEAATWFTRLAHLVRAPYLPPAGVDWGATLTHARTGTTPLPRRRPTLLYSPGGGDSRTMGSALATDLASHGWTVVLVDHPGDASQVEFPGVRPPGRPEPVRPTELRPDTMDAARFRTMIGTRVADLRFVLDALRLQRVGLYGHSAGGTAVAQALHEDRRVASAINLEGYLDGIDGELFPVARQRPDRPLLLAGTDGFRDARFDRSWSALLAHGGPVTRREIANAGHWAFTDYAALAPQLQKAGLMTAAQRAGMVGAADPRVTVRAVGHLVRSFFGRYLAV; the protein is encoded by the coding sequence ATGAGCATCTCTTCCTCGCCCCGCCGCCGCACCTTCCTCAAGGGCGGTGCCGCAGCAGCGCTCGCCCTCGGGGGCACTCAAGCCAACTCCGCACGCGCCGAGGGGAGTTCGCGCGGCGTGACACTCCGACTGCCCCCGCCCACCGGCCCGTACCCCGTCGGAGGTGACGTCCGGTACCTCGTCGACGCGTCGCGCAACGACCCGTGGAACCCCGCCATCGGCGTGCGCGAACTCATGGTCACCGTCCTGCGACCGGCCCTCCCCAGCGGGCGGCACCCTCGGCTGCCGCAGCTCACGCCCGAAGCCGCCACCTGGTTCACCCGCCTCGCCCATCTGGTCCGCGCCCCGTACCTGCCGCCCGCCGGAGTCGACTGGGGAGCCACCCTCACCCACGCCCGCACCGGGACCACGCCCCTGCCGCGACGACGCCCCACCCTCCTCTACAGCCCCGGCGGCGGCGACTCCCGCACCATGGGCAGCGCCCTGGCGACCGACCTCGCCTCGCACGGCTGGACCGTGGTCCTGGTGGACCACCCCGGGGACGCCAGCCAGGTCGAGTTCCCCGGCGTACGGCCGCCGGGACGCCCGGAACCCGTGCGGCCGACCGAGCTGCGCCCGGACACGATGGATGCGGCGCGCTTCCGCACCATGATCGGGACCCGGGTCGCCGACCTCCGCTTCGTACTCGACGCACTGCGTCTGCAGCGGGTCGGACTGTACGGGCACTCGGCGGGCGGCACCGCCGTCGCCCAGGCGCTCCACGAGGACCGGCGCGTCGCCTCGGCCATCAATCTGGAGGGCTACCTCGACGGAATCGACGGCGAACTCTTCCCGGTGGCCCGGCAACGCCCGGACCGCCCCCTGCTCCTCGCGGGCACCGACGGCTTCCGCGACGCCCGCTTCGACCGTTCCTGGTCCGCGCTCCTCGCCCACGGCGGCCCGGTCACCCGCCGCGAGATCGCGAACGCCGGGCACTGGGCTTTCACCGACTACGCGGCCCTCGCCCCGCAGCTCCAGAAGGCGGGCCTGATGACGGCGGCCCAGCGGGCGGGCATGGTGGGGGCGGCGGACCCCCGGGTGACGGTGCGCGCGGTCGGGCATCTCGTACGGTCGTTCTTCGGGCGGTACCTGGCGGTGTGA
- a CDS encoding helix-turn-helix domain-containing protein, giving the protein MGLSLQELLRVTVAALMQATGHSQRTVADVLGLTQTQVSRRQSGAAAWQLDDIDALAAHYGMRPLDLLDGPARACEALPAAHRRTTSTSRTTTARTAHRAKGSTR; this is encoded by the coding sequence ATGGGACTGAGCTTGCAGGAGTTGTTGCGGGTGACCGTCGCCGCGCTCATGCAGGCGACCGGACACTCGCAGCGCACCGTCGCGGACGTACTCGGGCTGACGCAGACGCAGGTCTCGCGCCGTCAGTCCGGGGCCGCCGCCTGGCAGCTGGACGACATCGACGCCCTCGCCGCCCACTACGGCATGCGCCCGCTCGACCTGCTCGACGGCCCCGCGCGGGCGTGTGAAGCGCTGCCCGCCGCCCATCGACGTACCACCAGCACCTCACGCACCACCACCGCACGCACCGCCCACCGGGCGAAGGGGTCGACTCGGTGA
- a CDS encoding MFS transporter, with protein sequence MTVPLVLHVRRRPDGFAPAAVLRSRAFIGSALPAFVFSTSYFILLFALPELVRRRTDWSAAAIGTGQLVALLTGSVLSWLLAAAAPRIGHRKVLTVLVGLGAAAPLTAAFAPWGVALLLAAAAAVFVATGSNAVLSVRTAQHASEAQRPSAISLFVLCYQLGGALGPALATVLVLT encoded by the coding sequence GTGACCGTCCCGCTCGTCCTGCACGTCCGTCGCCGCCCGGACGGCTTCGCGCCCGCCGCCGTGCTGCGCTCCCGCGCGTTCATCGGCTCGGCCCTGCCCGCCTTCGTCTTCTCGACCTCGTACTTCATCCTGCTCTTCGCCCTCCCGGAGCTCGTCCGGCGGCGTACGGACTGGAGCGCGGCGGCCATCGGCACCGGCCAGCTCGTCGCGCTCCTCACCGGCTCCGTGCTCTCCTGGCTGCTCGCCGCCGCCGCGCCCAGGATCGGCCACCGCAAGGTGCTCACCGTCCTCGTCGGCCTCGGTGCCGCCGCGCCGCTCACCGCCGCCTTCGCCCCCTGGGGAGTGGCGCTGCTCCTCGCGGCGGCGGCGGCCGTGTTCGTCGCGACCGGCAGCAACGCGGTGCTGTCCGTGCGCACGGCCCAGCACGCGTCGGAGGCCCAACGGCCGTCCGCCATCAGCCTGTTCGTGCTCTGCTACCAGCTCGGCGGGGCACTCGGACCGGCCCTCGCCACGGTGCTCGTACTGACGTGA
- a CDS encoding HAD-IA family hydrolase, with protein MVDAWYGLSGRIDTEVMELLTALRGRVPVVLVSNATTRLESYLAAHGLAKSFDAVVNTSRIGVAKPDPRVFEEAALRVGVEVKRCLFVDDTLANVVAARKAGMQGVHYRNVGQLREEFGVLPD; from the coding sequence TTGGTCGACGCGTGGTACGGACTCAGCGGCCGGATCGACACCGAGGTCATGGAACTGCTGACCGCCCTGCGCGGCAGGGTGCCGGTGGTCCTCGTCTCCAACGCCACCACCCGGCTGGAGTCGTACCTCGCCGCGCACGGGCTCGCCAAGTCCTTCGACGCGGTCGTCAACACTTCCCGGATCGGGGTCGCCAAGCCCGATCCGCGGGTCTTCGAAGAGGCGGCGCTGCGGGTCGGGGTGGAGGTGAAGCGCTGCCTGTTCGTGGACGACACGCTTGCCAATGTCGTCGCGGCGAGGAAGGCCGGGATGCAGGGGGTGCACTACCGGAATGTGGGCCAACTCCGGGAAGAGTTCGGGGTGTTGCCTGACTGA
- a CDS encoding TetR/AcrR family transcriptional regulator, with product MTVWDRPERGARGPAAAHSRHQLAATAVELADREGLAAVSMRQVAQALGTGQASLYRYVAGRDDLLDLMADAVVAELERDPLQGDPVADLTALAVRTKALHLRHPWLADLPPEPLRLGPNGLDHLEHSLAALAPVPLSGPAKLQVVALLNALIAQFARAELQSARAPGGRAVAQAAYLTRAAEQGDRPRLRAALAASPEPDPEALFDRTVRRMLTGLVAPGSS from the coding sequence ATGACCGTCTGGGACCGCCCCGAACGAGGCGCCCGAGGCCCCGCTGCCGCACACAGCCGCCACCAACTGGCCGCCACCGCAGTGGAATTGGCGGACCGCGAGGGACTGGCGGCGGTCTCGATGCGGCAGGTCGCCCAGGCGCTTGGCACCGGGCAGGCTTCCCTCTACCGGTACGTCGCCGGGCGCGACGACCTGCTCGACCTCATGGCCGACGCGGTCGTGGCAGAGCTGGAGCGGGACCCGCTCCAGGGCGACCCGGTGGCGGACCTGACCGCCCTGGCCGTCCGCACCAAGGCCCTCCACCTCCGGCACCCCTGGCTCGCCGACCTCCCCCCGGAGCCCCTGCGCCTGGGGCCGAACGGGCTCGACCACCTGGAGCACTCGCTCGCCGCGCTGGCTCCGGTCCCTCTCTCCGGCCCGGCCAAGCTCCAGGTCGTCGCGCTTCTGAACGCGCTGATCGCCCAGTTCGCCCGCGCGGAACTCCAGTCCGCGAGGGCTCCCGGCGGCCGCGCGGTCGCCCAGGCCGCCTACCTGACCAGGGCCGCCGAGCAGGGGGACCGCCCCCGGCTCCGCGCCGCACTCGCCGCGTCCCCGGAGCCCGACCCGGAGGCCCTGTTCGACCGGACGGTCCGCCGCATGCTCACGGGCCTCGTCGCGCCCGGCTCCTCGTGA
- a CDS encoding GNAT family N-acetyltransferase, with translation MDINVQSFAAHNLRRRPEPVEVGGFVAGFDPSTTDRNLNYATPLPGARPTDRDVADLVEAFRARGLVPRLEFAPDGAPAVEPALRRAGFTTEAVHPYMVCTPATLVTPAGFRVPSADHPPVHVAVPRTDDDFAAIDAALSEAYGAEIPPASVTNASATNAGAARLRRIEAGGGAVRFVRAPDGSCAGAATCSAPAAGTAELAGVGTRPAYRGRGIAAAVTASLSETLFARGAGSVWLEYEGEDARRIYERVGFRPHGTRLYMALENSEHPAP, from the coding sequence ATGGACATCAACGTCCAGAGCTTTGCCGCGCACAACCTCCGCCGCCGACCCGAACCGGTCGAAGTCGGTGGATTCGTCGCGGGCTTCGACCCTTCCACCACCGACCGCAACCTCAACTACGCCACCCCGCTCCCCGGCGCCCGTCCGACCGACCGGGACGTCGCGGACCTCGTGGAGGCGTTCCGCGCGCGGGGCCTCGTACCGCGTCTGGAGTTCGCCCCGGACGGTGCTCCCGCCGTCGAACCGGCGCTCCGGCGTGCGGGTTTCACCACGGAGGCGGTGCATCCGTACATGGTGTGCACCCCGGCCACGCTCGTCACCCCGGCCGGGTTCCGCGTGCCGTCCGCCGACCACCCGCCCGTGCACGTGGCGGTCCCGCGCACGGACGACGACTTCGCGGCGATCGACGCCGCGCTGTCCGAGGCGTACGGAGCCGAGATCCCGCCCGCGTCCGTGACCAACGCGTCCGCGACCAACGCGGGTGCGGCGAGGCTGCGCCGCATCGAGGCGGGCGGCGGGGCGGTCCGGTTCGTCCGCGCCCCCGACGGCAGCTGCGCCGGTGCCGCGACCTGCTCCGCACCCGCCGCGGGCACCGCGGAACTGGCGGGCGTGGGCACCCGGCCCGCGTACCGAGGGCGCGGGATCGCCGCCGCGGTCACCGCGTCCCTGAGCGAGACCCTGTTCGCCCGGGGAGCGGGTTCCGTCTGGCTGGAGTACGAGGGCGAGGACGCCCGCCGCATCTACGAACGCGTCGGCTTCCGGCCGCACGGCACCCGCCTGTACATGGCACTCGAAAACAGCGAGCACCCCGCACCGTGA
- a CDS encoding MerR family transcriptional regulator, whose product MVEVPTHLSIGQVAERTGLSVHALRFYEREGLFLHPVRRLSGGRRVYGAADVDWLTVCVVLRASGMPLPVLRRYTELVREGVGNEPERLALMREHEARVTAQIARLTESRDLIRFKVGVYEDILDQGEGEGEGEGEGGAVAQQCHAPAL is encoded by the coding sequence ATGGTTGAGGTCCCCACGCATCTGAGCATCGGGCAGGTCGCCGAACGCACCGGCCTGAGCGTGCACGCGCTGCGCTTCTACGAGCGCGAGGGCCTCTTCCTTCACCCCGTGCGACGCCTCTCCGGCGGACGCCGCGTCTACGGCGCGGCGGACGTTGACTGGCTGACCGTCTGCGTCGTCCTCCGGGCCTCGGGCATGCCCCTGCCCGTGCTCCGCCGGTACACCGAGCTGGTCCGGGAGGGCGTCGGCAACGAGCCGGAACGCCTCGCCCTGATGCGGGAGCACGAGGCGCGGGTGACCGCGCAGATCGCCAGGCTCACTGAGTCCCGGGACCTGATCCGCTTCAAGGTCGGGGTGTACGAGGACATCCTCGACCAGGGCGAGGGCGAGGGCGAGGGCGAAGGCGAGGGCGGAGCCGTGGCCCAGCAGTGTCACGCCCCCGCCCTCTGA